From Strix uralensis isolate ZFMK-TIS-50842 chromosome 1, bStrUra1, whole genome shotgun sequence, a single genomic window includes:
- the NDC80 gene encoding kinetochore protein NDC80 homolog, whose amino-acid sequence MRRSSCTAGSSGRQSMMALRVQDNNKMGLQTPQMKDRGMFGKLSMSKPTPGTSDRKVSFFGKRTSGAGGSRNSQYGVFGTEKIKDPRPLHDKAFIQQCIKQLCEFLAENGYAHNVSMKSLQSPSVKDFLKIFTFIYGFLCPTYELPDSKFEEEIPRVFKELGYPFPLSKSSMYTVGAPHTWPQIVTALVWLIDCVKLYAAMRENAPSFDDGQSWGGETDDGIVHNKLFMDYSVKCYELFMKGRDTFEELDAEVQSKLKDLFNIDEYQIEGLAADNKRLHEEIARLEKEKESEPDRRVSLRNLKSSLQADVQKYQAYLANLESHIAILDQKMEGVNEEVRTVEMEVEAMKQENARLQHIFDNQKYSVADIERINHERNELQQTINKLTKEVEAEEHQLWNEELKYARNKEAIEIQLAEYHKLARKLKLIPVSAENSKGHDFEIQFNPETGPNCLVKYRTQIKAPLMEIINQTEEEIRKATQRKMTLEDTLEQLNVMVVDKKSSVKMLKEEAEKLDDLYHQKLKEAEEEEQKCANELELLEKHKQLLESGVNEGLSEATNELHDLQRQYQVVMQTTTEGSRKAGDNLNRLLEVIATHVVSIEKYLDEQNVKIDRDYEEFMSEDLLSILTGILDSYKKKAESL is encoded by the exons ATGAGACGAAGCTCATGTACTGCCGGAAGCAGTGGTCGGCAATCTATGATGGCACTGAGAGTACAAGACAACAACAAGATGGGTCTTCAGACACCTCAGAT GAAGGACAGAGGTATGTTTGGGAAGCTGAGCATGAGCAAACCTACACCTGGAACTTCGGACAGAAAAGTCAGCTTTTTTGGGAAGAG GACTAGTGGGGCTGGAGGATCACGCAACAGTCAGTACGGTGTCTTCGGTACAGAAAAGATCAAGGACCCCAGGCCACTTCATGACAAGGCATTCATCCAACAATGTATCAAGCAGCTTTGTGAG tttcttgcTGAGAATGGTTACGCCCATAATGTTTCCATGAAATCACTGCAGTCTCCATCAGttaaggactttttaaaaatcttcactttTATCTATGGATTTCTCTGCCCTACTTATGAACTGCCTGACTCAAAATTTGAAGAGGAAATTCCCAGAGTTTTTAAAGAGCTTGG GTACCCCTTTCCTTTGTCAAAAAGCTCCATGTACACAGTGGGagcaccacacacatggcctCAGATCGTGACAGCTTTGGTTTGGTTAATTGATTGTGTCAAG TTGTACGCTGCCATGAGGGAAAATGCACCATCATTTGATGATGGACAGAGCTGGGGAGGCGAGACAGATGATGGAATTGTACATAATAAG CTTTTCATGGACTACTCTGTGAAGTGCTATGAGCTCTTCATGAAAGGGAGAGATACTTTTGAAGAACTGGATGCAGAAGTGCAGTCAAAATTAA aggaTTTATTTAATATAGATGAATACCAGATAGAAGGTTTAGCAGCTGACAACAAAAGACTTCATGAAGAGATTGCAagactagaaaaagaaaaggaaagtgagCCG GATCGTAGAGTATCACTACGAAACCTGAAATCATCTCTTCAAGCAGATGTCCAGAAATACCAGGCTTATTTGGCTAATCTGGAATCTCATATAGCCATCCTTGATCAAAAAATGGAAGGTGTTAATGAGGAAGTTCGGACAGTGG AAATGGAAGTAGAAGCAATGAAGCAGGAGAATGCCCGTCTCCAGCACATCTTTGATAACCAAAAGTACTCAGTTGCGGACATTGAGAGAATAAATCATGAGAGAAATGAGTTGCAGCAAACCATTAACAAGTTGACTAAGGAAGTGGAAGCAGAAGAACATCAGCTGTGGAATGAAGAGCTAAAATATGCAAGGAATAAAGAGGCG ATTGAAATACAACTGGCAGAGTATCATAAACTGGCTcgaaaactgaaattaattccAGTAAGTGCTGAGAATTCCAAAGGCCACGACTTTGAGATTCAGTTTAATCCTGAGACAGGACCAAATTGCTTAGTCAAATACAGAACTCAGATCAAG GCTCCCCTCATGGAGATCATAAACCAGACTGAGGAAGAAATTAGGAAAGCTACTCAACGGAAAATGACTTTGGAAGATACTTTGGAACAG CTGAACGTAATGGTAGTGGATAAGAAAAGCAGTGTGAAAATGCTGAAAGAAGAAGCTGAAAAGCTGGATGATCTTTACCATCAGAAGCTTAAG gaggcagaagaggaagagcaaaAATGTGCCAATGAGTTGGAATTGTTAGAGAAGCATAAACAATTACTTGAGAGTGGTGTCAATGAAGGTCTCAGTGAAGCCACAAATGAATTGCATGATCTTCAACGACA ATATCAAGTCGTTATGCAAACAACAACAGAAGGGAGCAGGAAAGCTGGTGATAACTTGAATCGTCTTTTAGAAGTGATTGCTACCCATGTAGTATCTATAGAG AAATATCTTGATGAACAGAATGTGAAAATTGACAGAGACTATGAAGAATTCATGTCTGAAGATCTATTGTCAATCTTGACCGGAATTCTGGACAGTTATAAAAAGAAGGCTGAAAGTCTGTAA